The sequence below is a genomic window from Candidatus Hydrogenedens sp..
AAAAAAATAAATAGAAATCTAAAAACCCTAATTAAAGATATTCCAAGTTCGGAAAAGGTATTAAGAAGCCCACCACTTGATTACAATAAATCCACCTATGAGAAGAACTGTAAATGCAACGACACACCAATCGAACCAGCGGTCAATGAAGTTACGTATCTTTTCGCCAAAGATAAAAATAAGTATTCCGACTAAGAAAAATCGAGCTGACCTTCCTATGGTTGAAGCAATTACGAACATCGGGAAATTAATAGAACAAACACCAGCTGCAATGGTAATAACCTTGTAAGGTATGGGTGTAAATGCGGCAATGAATACAATCCAAAAATTATACGTTTCATACAGGTTCTTTACATGGTTGAAAGCTTCTTCAGAGAAGCCAGGCACATAGTTGAAAAAGAAATCCTGAACAACCATCCAGACGGAAAACCCAATTATATAACCGAAAATTCCACCTATAATAGAGCCGATACTGCATAACGATGCAAACCAAAAGGA
It includes:
- a CDS encoding VTT domain-containing protein — protein: MKLLRKLYDWVLSWAESPYGSTALFLLAFAESSFFPIPPDVLLIALCIGNRLKSFWFASLCSIGSIIGGIFGYIIGFSVWMVVQDFFFNYVPGFSEEAFNHVKNLYETYNFWIVFIAAFTPIPYKVITIAAGVCSINFPMFVIASTIGRSARFFLVGILIFIFGEKIRNFIDRWFDWCVVAFTVLLIGGFIVIKWWAS